One region of Pogona vitticeps strain Pit_001003342236 chromosome 1, PviZW2.1, whole genome shotgun sequence genomic DNA includes:
- the MTX2 gene encoding metaxin-2 isoform X2: MLPVLLFRPFCKCAICQSRWFVRQMQNICLHLPLLSSVWFINLSRAEGKVPFIHVGNQVVSELGPIVQFVKAKGHSLSDGLDEVQKAEMKAYMELVNNMLLTAELYLQWCDDATVQEITLSRYGSPYPWPLNHILAHQKQWEIRRKMKAIGWGNKSLDQVLEDVDQCCQALSQRLGTQLYFFNKKPTELDALVFGHLFTILTTQLISDELSEKVKSYSNLIAFCRRIEQHYFEGHNKASSASLPSSAARRTLMS, translated from the exons gcCTTTCTGCAAATGTGCAATCTGCCAGTCCAGGTGGTTTGTAAGGCAAATGCAGAATATATGTCTCCATCTG CCTCTACTGAGCAGTGTCTGGTTCATCAACCTCTCGAGGGCAGAAG ggaaagtgccctttaTACATGTAGGAAATCAAGTAGTTTCCGAACTGGGACCCATTGTGCAATTTGTGAAAGCCAAG GGCCATTCACTTAGTGATGGCTTGGATGAAGTCCAAAAAGCTGAGATGAAAGCCTACATGGAATTAGTCAATAATATGCTTTTGACAGCAGAG CTTTATCTTCAGTGGTGTGATGACGCTACAGTACAGGAG aTTACTCTCTCACGATACGGATCCCCTTATCCTTGGCCTCTGAATCACATTTTAGCCCATCAGAAGCAATGGGAAATCCGGCGTAAAATGAAAGCTATTGGCTGGGGCAATAAATCACTTGATCAG GTCCTAGAAGATGTCGATCAGTGCTGTCAAGCCCTTTCTCAAAGACTAGGAACGCAACTATATTTCTTCAATAAGAA GCCAACGGAATTGGATGCCTTGGTGTTTGGACATCTCTTCACAATCCTGACAACTCAACTGATCAGTGACGAACTGTCCGAGAAAGTGAAAAGCTACAGCAACCTCATTGCGTTCTGCAGAAGAATAGAGCAGCACTACTTCGAAGGTCATAACAAAGCCAGCTCAGCAAGTTTGCCATCCTCAGCGGCCAGGCGAACGTTGATGAGCTAA